The sequence CTTGGGCAGCGGATCGGGCGTGACGCCGATCGCGCGACGCGTCTTGGGCGCGGTGAGCGCGGCCTCGGCATCCGGGCCGGGCAGGATCGAGGCGGTGTGGCCGTCGCCGCCGACGCCGAGCAGGATGAGGTCCGGCGGCCACTTCACGTCCTGCAGCCGCGCGTCGGCGGCGTTGCCGGCGGTGGCGACGTCGGGATTGTCGCCGCACAGCGGGATCACCCGTGCGCCCTTCGGCATGAAGATGCGCGCCAGCATGCCGGCGTTCGACAGCGGATCGTCGACCTTCACCAGCCGGTCGTCGACCGGGACGATCGTCACCTTCCGCCAGTCGAACTTCATCGCCGCCAGTTTCTCGTAGGCGGCGATGGGCGTCTTGCCGCCCGACAATGCGAGCAGGCACGCCGCGCGCGCGTCGAGCGCGCTCTCGATGATGAAGCCGATGTCGCCGGCTACGGCTTCGGCCAGTGCGGCCTTGTCGTCATGCTCCCACCATTCGGCTTCAATCATGCCAGCTCACTCCATCTCGTTCGGTCAGCGCGATCGCGGCGGCCGGGCCCCACGTTCCCGCCGCATAAGGCTTGGGCACCATCGAATTGGCTTCCCAGCCGTCGCGGATC is a genomic window of Sphingomonas nostoxanthinifaciens containing:
- the pgl gene encoding 6-phosphogluconolactonase — translated: MIEAEWWEHDDKAALAEAVAGDIGFIIESALDARAACLLALSGGKTPIAAYEKLAAMKFDWRKVTIVPVDDRLVKVDDPLSNAGMLARIFMPKGARVIPLCGDNPDVATAGNAADARLQDVKWPPDLILLGVGGDGHTASILPGPDAEAALTAPKTRRAIGVTPDPLPKEAPVARVTMTKAAILQARSLMLVLTGDAKRGLVEQAIEDGSGSTLPIGRVLADLEQPIDIHWSPD